In one Triplophysa dalaica isolate WHDGS20190420 chromosome 9, ASM1584641v1, whole genome shotgun sequence genomic region, the following are encoded:
- the guca1c gene encoding guanylyl cyclase-activating protein 3: MGAHGSSLDEVLAEDMHHWYNKFMKESPSGLITLFELKTMLQMQGMTEEANGYVDQVFVTFDMDGDGYIDFVEYIAAVSLLLKGEINQKLKWYFKLFDQDGNGKIDRDEMETIFKAIQDITRSYDIPPDDIVSLIYEKIDINNEGELTLEEFITGAKEHPDIMEMLTKMMDLTHVLEIIVNGQQKKE, from the exons ATGGGTGCTCACGGATCCAGTCTGGATGAGGTCTTGGCTGAAGATATGCATCACTGGTACAACAAATTCATGAAGGAATCCCCATCTGGTCTCATCACGCTGTTTGAACTGAAGACCATGCTTCAGATGCAGGGTATGACGGAGGAGGCCAATGGTTATGTGGACCAGGTGTTTGTCACCTTTGACATGGACGGG GATGGATATATAGATTTTGTAGAATACATCGCAGCTGTAAGTCTTCTATTGAAAGGAGAGATCAACCAGAAACTGAAGTGGTACTTCAAACTCTTTGATCAGGATGGAAACGGCAAAATCGACAGAGATGAAATGGAGACCATATTCAAA GCCATCCAAGACATCACCCGCAGTTACGACATCCCTCCAGATGATATTGTAAGTCTGATCTATGAGAAAATTGACATCAACAATGAAG GTGAGCTGACATTGGAGGAGTTCATCACGGGGGCGAAAGAACATCCAGATATCATGGAGATGCTCACCAAAATGATGGACCTTACACACGTGCTGGAGATCATAGTCAATGGACAGCAAAAAAAGGAGTGA